One genomic window of Arthrobacter caoxuetaonis includes the following:
- a CDS encoding sensor histidine kinase — protein sequence MRLWSAPRFHDALLAAGVFLILAAFITADVEGTQPEAWTYLWAAGFGALMFIRRTYPVLVVVLSVLGFLAYYASGFTAIGTAVPIAAAVFSAAECGRLPTAVAGSAVVVAVSLVYRLSAGQDAAFVLAYDLPQNLLILGGAVGLGDSVRSRRELQRQASRIADLTARQYRRDAQERIAAERLAVSRDLHDSMGHSLAVISLHAEVAREAGTDDAARQEALEVIRSTTAEAGSELRRTVAGLRNGGPGSGGEPGIRSLGSAVAPAQSAGLEVSLRNEVTSRVPQPVQAALFRTVQEAVTNVVRHSDATAVAIDLSEDRASILLRISDNGGRSGQPEADLPAGFGLAGLRERTEALGGRFTAGWGPAGFEVTAVFPMELS from the coding sequence ATGAGGTTGTGGTCCGCACCCCGGTTCCACGACGCGCTCCTCGCCGCCGGGGTGTTCCTGATCCTTGCCGCCTTCATCACTGCCGACGTCGAAGGCACCCAACCAGAGGCGTGGACATATTTGTGGGCAGCCGGTTTCGGTGCCCTGATGTTCATCCGGCGCACCTACCCGGTCCTGGTCGTCGTGCTGTCCGTTCTTGGTTTCCTTGCGTATTACGCGTCAGGATTCACCGCCATCGGCACCGCGGTTCCAATCGCAGCCGCGGTTTTTTCCGCCGCGGAATGCGGGAGGCTTCCAACGGCCGTGGCAGGATCCGCCGTCGTCGTCGCCGTTTCCCTTGTTTACCGCCTGTCCGCCGGGCAGGATGCCGCGTTCGTGCTTGCCTACGACCTTCCGCAGAACCTGCTGATCCTGGGTGGTGCGGTTGGTCTGGGTGACAGCGTCCGCTCGCGCCGGGAACTGCAGCGCCAGGCCTCCCGGATCGCGGACCTGACGGCCCGGCAGTATCGCCGGGACGCGCAGGAGCGCATCGCTGCTGAGCGGCTTGCCGTCTCCCGGGACCTGCACGACTCGATGGGCCATTCGCTGGCCGTCATTTCGCTGCATGCCGAGGTTGCCCGCGAAGCGGGGACGGACGACGCCGCGCGGCAGGAGGCGCTGGAAGTCATCCGTTCCACGACGGCTGAGGCCGGGTCTGAGCTGCGGCGCACTGTTGCCGGCCTGCGGAACGGCGGGCCGGGTTCCGGCGGCGAGCCGGGGATCCGGTCACTCGGCTCCGCCGTGGCTCCGGCACAAAGCGCGGGCCTGGAGGTCTCGCTGCGGAACGAGGTCACGTCCCGGGTCCCGCAGCCGGTCCAGGCGGCACTCTTCCGCACCGTACAGGAGGCCGTGACCAACGTCGTCCGCCATTCCGATGCCACCGCCGTTGCCATAGACCTCTCTGAAGACCGCGCTTCGATTCTGCTGAGGATCAGCGACAACGGCGGGCGAAGCGGGCAGCCAGAGGCAGATCTGCCTGCCGGATTCGGCCTGGCAGGGCTGCGTGAGCGCACCGAAGCACTTGGCGGACGTTTCACCGCGGGCTGGGGTCCGGCAGGCTTTGAAGTCACAGCAGTCTTCCCGATGGAGCTGTCATGA
- a CDS encoding DUF1048 domain-containing protein yields MTMLEKITGSLRDKRRWREYKARKKTLPAPYGTSLDAVERYLTYLGALSNGSILMSMLEDLADLFERAAADRTPVRAVVGEDPVEFAETFLRNYSDGQWINKERERLIRAIDSAEEDEGGGGS; encoded by the coding sequence ATGACCATGCTGGAGAAAATCACGGGCAGCCTGCGGGACAAGCGCCGCTGGCGGGAGTACAAGGCACGCAAAAAGACGCTCCCCGCCCCGTACGGCACATCGCTTGACGCAGTGGAGAGGTACCTGACCTATCTGGGCGCCCTCAGCAACGGCTCCATTCTGATGTCGATGCTGGAGGACCTTGCCGATCTCTTCGAACGCGCCGCCGCGGACCGCACCCCGGTCCGTGCCGTGGTGGGCGAAGATCCGGTGGAGTTCGCGGAAACTTTCCTGCGGAATTACTCCGACGGACAGTGGATCAACAAAGAACGGGAACGGCTCATCCGGGCCATCGACAGCGCCGAGGAGGACGAAGGAGGCGGTGGATCATGA
- a CDS encoding ABC transporter permease, with translation MTAQAHFYANTAVLTRRSLRHILRSPDTIITTAVMPIAIMLMFVFVLGGAIDTGSPQYIDYMLPGILLITVASGVAYTAFRLFTDLQTGIIDRFQSMPIARASTLWAHVVTSLAANLVSLGIVVGAALALGFRTAAGPGEWLAVTAVLALFTLALTWVAVLAGLTAKSAEGASAFSYPLIFLPFLSSAFVPTETMPGPVRWFAENQPVTAIVNSIRDLFARQPVGADLWIALAWCAGILLLAYGLSMAAYRRKLR, from the coding sequence ATGACTGCCCAAGCACATTTCTATGCCAATACCGCGGTCCTGACCCGCCGGTCCCTGCGGCACATCCTGCGAAGCCCCGACACCATCATCACCACGGCCGTCATGCCGATCGCGATCATGCTGATGTTCGTCTTCGTCCTGGGCGGCGCGATTGATACCGGTTCACCGCAGTACATCGACTACATGCTGCCGGGCATCCTGCTCATCACGGTTGCGTCCGGGGTGGCCTATACGGCTTTCCGGCTCTTCACCGACCTGCAAACCGGGATTATCGACCGCTTCCAATCCATGCCGATCGCACGGGCCAGCACTCTCTGGGCCCACGTGGTCACATCGCTGGCCGCCAACCTGGTCTCCCTCGGGATAGTGGTGGGGGCTGCTTTGGCCCTGGGCTTCCGGACGGCGGCAGGGCCGGGGGAATGGCTCGCGGTGACCGCCGTCCTGGCCCTGTTCACCCTGGCCCTGACGTGGGTCGCCGTGCTGGCGGGCCTGACTGCAAAAAGCGCGGAGGGGGCCAGCGCTTTTTCCTATCCGCTGATCTTCCTGCCGTTCCTCAGCTCAGCCTTCGTGCCGACCGAGACGATGCCGGGACCGGTGCGCTGGTTCGCGGAAAACCAGCCGGTCACCGCGATCGTCAACTCCATCCGGGACCTGTTTGCACGGCAGCCTGTCGGTGCGGACCTGTGGATTGCGCTCGCGTGGTGTGCCGGAATCCTTCTCCTGGCGTACGGACTGTCGATGGCCGCCTACCGGAGGAAGCTTCGCTAG
- the kdpC gene encoding potassium-transporting ATPase subunit KdpC: MTAFRSATRQLAVAARALALFTLVLGILYPLLATAAASAFPRQAGGSPAIIDGTVTGSTLIGQSFTDSSGAAVPDWFQSRPGSYDGAASGGSNLGPSSTELAETVAERRREVAALESVPADQVPADAVTASASGLDPHISPDYAYLQVPRVARARELPEDAVRALVDAAVAGRTAGFLGEPTVNVLELNMALQELDT; encoded by the coding sequence ATGACCGCGTTTCGCTCCGCCACCCGTCAGCTCGCCGTTGCTGCCAGGGCGCTGGCCCTCTTCACCCTGGTGCTCGGCATCCTGTATCCCCTCCTCGCCACTGCTGCCGCCTCCGCATTTCCCCGCCAGGCCGGCGGCTCACCGGCGATCATTGACGGCACCGTCACCGGATCCACCCTGATCGGACAGTCCTTCACGGACAGTTCCGGGGCCGCCGTGCCGGACTGGTTCCAGTCCCGTCCCGGGAGTTACGACGGCGCTGCCTCCGGCGGCAGCAACCTGGGCCCGTCCAGCACGGAACTGGCGGAAACCGTGGCGGAACGGCGACGGGAGGTTGCGGCTCTCGAGTCGGTGCCCGCGGACCAGGTCCCGGCCGACGCCGTGACCGCCTCCGCCTCCGGACTGGATCCGCACATCAGCCCGGACTACGCCTACCTGCAGGTGCCCCGCGTGGCACGGGCCCGGGAACTGCCCGAGGACGCCGTCCGAGCCCTCGTGGATGCCGCCGTCGCCGGCCGCACCGCGGGATTCCTGGGCGAACCAACCGTAAACGTGTTGGAACTGAACATGGCGCTGCAGGAGCTGGACACTTAA
- a CDS encoding ATP-binding protein, producing MTRGELRVFLGAAPGVGKTYTMLDEGHRLHDDGQDVVVAVVQTHGRAATAAAAQGLEQVPQLRMEHRGLLLEELDLDAVLARRPGYALVDELAHTNAPGLRHAKRWQDVQALLDAGINVLSTVNIQHIDSLNDVVEGITGTVQRETVPDDVLRSANQIELVDLAPELLRRRLAEGLVYPAVRVDAALSNYFRVGNLTALRELALLWLADEVDSALNRYRTEKGIRSKWEARERVVVALTGGPEGQTLLRRGARIAARTSGGELLAVHVTNPDGLRESHPGELAVQRALVEKLGGTFHQVVGADIPGALVDFARSANATQLVIGVSRRPRLRALFGGPGIGATVIRLSGDIDVHIVNHGAAGGHRSLPRLGGALSARRRLAGFALALAGGPLLTWLLVGVSTPESITSDVLAYQLLVILVALAGGIWPALFAALLSGVTLDYFFIQPLHTVTVSEPLHLFALVLYSANAMLVSFVVDRAARRSRAARRAATESDLLAAVAGNVLRGEDTVEALVGRVREAFNLDAARLRSGEADLAVAGKVSGQPTHRVPVGAAVLELYGSVPEAADLRLLEVIAAQLGAALDYRDLSAKAEGMGPLAAADKVRTALLAAVGHDLRRPLTAATAAVTSLRAEDVDWSVRDRQELLATAEESLNALSELVTSLLDVSRLQAGALAVSLAPLEAADAVLPALEELRVGPAEVQLDLAPGLPPVLGDAVLLQRVLVNVLANAVRFSPGDAKVLLTASEFGGRVEIRVIDCGPGVSAERAEEMFVPFQRLGDTDNETGLGLGLAVAKGFMEGMGGTLETEETPGGGLTMVLILPAAAASRPADAAEAL from the coding sequence ATGACGCGAGGAGAGCTCCGGGTTTTCCTGGGCGCAGCACCGGGGGTCGGGAAGACCTACACCATGCTGGACGAAGGCCACCGCCTTCACGATGACGGACAGGACGTGGTGGTGGCCGTGGTCCAGACCCACGGCCGGGCCGCCACGGCCGCCGCCGCCCAGGGCCTGGAGCAGGTGCCGCAGCTCCGGATGGAGCACCGGGGACTGCTGCTGGAGGAACTGGACCTGGACGCCGTGCTGGCCCGCCGCCCGGGCTATGCGCTCGTGGACGAACTGGCACACACCAACGCCCCGGGACTCCGGCATGCCAAGCGCTGGCAGGACGTCCAGGCACTGCTCGACGCCGGCATCAACGTGCTTTCCACCGTGAACATCCAGCACATTGATTCGCTGAACGACGTCGTTGAAGGCATCACGGGCACCGTGCAGCGCGAAACGGTGCCGGATGACGTACTGCGGTCCGCGAACCAGATCGAGCTCGTGGATCTGGCCCCGGAACTGCTGCGCCGCCGCCTCGCCGAAGGCCTGGTCTATCCGGCAGTACGGGTGGATGCGGCTCTTTCCAACTACTTCCGGGTGGGCAATCTGACCGCGCTGCGCGAGCTGGCACTGCTCTGGCTGGCCGACGAGGTGGACAGTGCCTTGAACCGGTACCGCACGGAGAAGGGAATCCGCAGCAAATGGGAGGCCCGCGAGCGCGTGGTCGTGGCCCTGACCGGTGGACCGGAAGGCCAGACCCTCCTGCGCCGGGGTGCCCGGATAGCTGCCCGCACTTCCGGCGGGGAGCTGCTGGCCGTGCACGTCACCAATCCCGATGGACTGCGCGAAAGCCACCCTGGGGAACTGGCAGTGCAGCGTGCGCTGGTGGAAAAGCTCGGCGGAACCTTCCACCAGGTGGTCGGGGCGGACATTCCCGGCGCGCTGGTGGATTTCGCCCGCTCCGCGAACGCCACTCAGCTGGTGATCGGCGTCAGCCGCCGCCCGCGGCTGCGGGCATTGTTCGGCGGACCAGGCATCGGAGCCACCGTCATCCGGCTCTCCGGAGACATTGACGTGCACATTGTGAACCACGGTGCCGCAGGCGGGCACCGCAGCCTGCCCCGGCTGGGCGGCGCACTCAGTGCCCGACGGCGGCTGGCCGGTTTCGCGCTGGCGCTGGCAGGCGGACCTCTGCTCACCTGGCTGCTGGTAGGGGTCAGCACCCCGGAATCCATTACCAGCGATGTGCTGGCCTATCAGCTGCTGGTCATCCTGGTGGCGCTGGCGGGCGGCATCTGGCCTGCGCTGTTCGCCGCGCTGCTCTCCGGGGTGACACTGGACTACTTCTTTATCCAGCCGCTGCACACAGTGACCGTCTCAGAGCCCCTGCACCTGTTCGCCCTGGTGCTCTACTCCGCCAACGCCATGCTGGTCAGCTTCGTGGTGGACCGCGCCGCCCGGCGCTCTCGCGCAGCCCGCCGGGCGGCGACGGAGTCGGACCTGCTGGCCGCCGTCGCCGGCAACGTGCTGCGCGGGGAAGACACGGTGGAAGCCCTGGTGGGCAGGGTCCGGGAGGCGTTCAACCTCGACGCCGCCCGGCTGCGGTCCGGGGAAGCGGACCTGGCGGTTGCCGGCAAAGTGTCCGGGCAGCCCACTCACCGGGTGCCCGTCGGCGCTGCCGTCCTGGAGTTGTACGGCAGCGTTCCGGAGGCAGCGGACCTGAGGCTGCTTGAAGTCATCGCGGCGCAGCTTGGAGCTGCACTGGATTACCGGGACTTGTCAGCCAAGGCTGAAGGCATGGGCCCCCTGGCCGCTGCCGACAAGGTCCGCACGGCGCTGCTGGCCGCCGTCGGGCATGACCTGCGGCGGCCCCTGACTGCGGCCACGGCGGCCGTCACAAGCCTGCGGGCCGAAGATGTGGACTGGAGTGTCAGGGACCGGCAGGAGCTGTTGGCCACCGCGGAAGAGTCGCTGAACGCCCTCTCCGAGCTGGTGACCAGCCTGCTGGACGTCAGCCGGCTGCAAGCCGGAGCCCTGGCCGTCTCCCTGGCCCCCTTGGAAGCCGCGGACGCCGTTCTGCCCGCTCTTGAAGAACTCCGCGTGGGGCCCGCGGAGGTGCAGCTGGATCTGGCGCCCGGCCTGCCTCCCGTGCTGGGAGACGCAGTGCTGCTGCAGCGGGTGCTGGTCAACGTCTTGGCTAACGCCGTCCGCTTCTCTCCTGGGGATGCCAAGGTACTGCTCACGGCCAGCGAGTTTGGCGGCCGGGTGGAAATCCGCGTCATAGACTGCGGACCTGGCGTCTCCGCCGAACGCGCGGAAGAGATGTTCGTTCCCTTCCAGCGGCTCGGGGACACCGATAACGAGACCGGTTTGGGACTGGGCCTGGCTGTAGCGAAGGGATTCATGGAAGGCATGGGCGGAACCCTGGAGACGGAAGAGACACCCGGCGGAGGCCTGACCATGGTGCTGATCCTGCCGGCGGCAGCGGCTTCCCGGCCTGCGGATGCTGCGGAGGCTTTGTGA
- the kdpB gene encoding potassium-transporting ATPase subunit KdpB, with the protein MSTLTKHRPEPGSAPAPSAPRPAAAAGFSWQQAVKALPVALAKLDPRRMWHTPVMFVVEAGAVLITAIAVAESFTGGSSSSGGSPVPAGFTWLIAVWLWLTVLFANLAEAVAEGRGKAQAATLRATRTTTAARRVCGYNPQSDAAALQTPVESVASADLVLDDVVVVTAGEVIPGDGEIVDGIASVDESAITGESAPVVRESGGDRSAVTGGTRVLSDRIVVRITSRPGETFVDRMIGLVEGASRRKTPNEVALDILLSTLTLVFLLVVLTLNPMAGYAGATISVPVLTALLVCLIPTTIGALLSAIGIAGMDRLVQHNVLAMSGRAVEAAGDVTTLLLDKTGTITYGNRQAAAFFPVARTEKEELIRAAALASSLDPTPEGRSIVELAASQGVVPAPLPDAEDIPFTAQTRMSGLDYPDGSSIRKGAGSAVLDWASESGGIEVSVLADLTYRADAISASGGTPLVVAVRDAGGAARILGVVHLKDVVKEGLKDRFAELRRMGIRTVMVTGDNPRTAKAIAAEAGVDDYLAEATPEDKIALIRREQEGGRLVAMTGDGTNDAPALAQADVGVAMNTGTSAAKEAGNMVDLDSDPTKLIDIVRIGKQLLITRGALTTFSIANDVAKYFAIIPAMFMGLFPGLAVLNVMGLHSPASAILSAVIFNAVVILALIPLALRGVKYRAAGASGILSRNLLVFGVGGVAAPFIGIKLIDLAVSLLPGF; encoded by the coding sequence ATGTCCACCCTCACCAAACACCGCCCCGAACCGGGCAGCGCCCCGGCCCCGTCCGCCCCGCGCCCGGCAGCCGCAGCCGGTTTCAGCTGGCAGCAGGCGGTAAAGGCCTTGCCTGTTGCGCTGGCCAAACTCGACCCGCGCCGAATGTGGCACACCCCGGTTATGTTCGTCGTCGAAGCCGGCGCCGTGCTCATCACCGCCATCGCGGTAGCTGAATCCTTCACCGGCGGTTCCTCCTCCTCCGGCGGCAGTCCCGTACCGGCCGGGTTCACCTGGCTGATCGCCGTGTGGCTCTGGCTCACCGTGCTCTTCGCCAACCTCGCCGAAGCGGTCGCGGAAGGCCGCGGCAAGGCGCAGGCCGCCACGCTGCGGGCCACCCGCACCACCACAGCCGCCCGGCGCGTGTGCGGCTACAACCCCCAGTCGGATGCTGCTGCCCTGCAGACACCAGTGGAGTCCGTGGCTTCCGCGGACCTGGTGCTGGACGACGTCGTGGTGGTCACCGCCGGGGAGGTCATCCCCGGCGACGGCGAGATCGTCGACGGCATTGCCTCCGTGGACGAATCGGCAATCACCGGAGAATCCGCGCCCGTGGTGCGTGAATCCGGCGGTGACCGGTCTGCTGTCACCGGCGGCACCCGCGTGCTCTCGGACCGGATCGTGGTGCGCATTACCAGCCGCCCGGGTGAGACGTTCGTGGACCGGATGATCGGCCTGGTGGAAGGCGCATCCCGCCGCAAGACCCCCAACGAGGTGGCGCTGGACATCCTGCTGTCCACCCTGACCCTGGTCTTCCTTTTGGTGGTGCTGACCCTGAACCCGATGGCCGGGTACGCCGGTGCCACGATCAGCGTCCCCGTGCTCACCGCCCTGCTGGTCTGCCTGATTCCGACAACCATCGGCGCCCTGCTCTCGGCGATCGGCATTGCCGGCATGGACCGGCTGGTGCAGCACAATGTGCTGGCCATGTCCGGCCGTGCCGTGGAAGCTGCCGGGGACGTCACCACCCTGCTGCTGGATAAGACCGGCACCATCACCTACGGCAACCGGCAGGCTGCAGCGTTCTTCCCCGTGGCCCGGACGGAGAAGGAGGAACTCATCCGGGCAGCTGCCCTGGCGTCATCACTGGACCCCACGCCTGAAGGACGCTCCATTGTTGAACTGGCCGCCTCCCAGGGTGTTGTTCCGGCTCCGCTGCCGGACGCCGAGGACATTCCCTTTACCGCCCAGACCCGGATGAGCGGCCTGGACTACCCGGACGGTTCCAGCATCCGCAAGGGCGCCGGATCGGCCGTCCTGGACTGGGCCTCCGAGAGCGGCGGCATTGAGGTTTCCGTCCTCGCGGACCTGACCTACCGGGCAGACGCCATTTCCGCTTCCGGCGGCACCCCTCTGGTAGTGGCGGTCCGGGACGCCGGCGGCGCCGCACGGATCCTCGGCGTCGTCCATTTGAAAGACGTGGTGAAGGAGGGTCTGAAGGACCGGTTCGCCGAGCTGCGCCGGATGGGGATCCGCACGGTCATGGTCACCGGAGACAACCCCCGCACTGCGAAAGCGATCGCTGCTGAGGCCGGCGTGGACGATTACCTCGCCGAGGCCACTCCGGAAGACAAGATCGCGCTGATCCGCCGGGAACAGGAGGGCGGCCGGCTGGTCGCCATGACGGGGGACGGCACGAATGACGCCCCGGCGCTGGCGCAGGCGGACGTCGGCGTCGCCATGAACACAGGTACGTCCGCGGCCAAGGAGGCCGGCAACATGGTGGACCTGGACTCGGATCCCACCAAGCTGATCGACATTGTCCGGATCGGCAAGCAGCTGCTGATCACACGCGGGGCGCTGACCACGTTCTCCATCGCGAACGACGTCGCCAAGTATTTCGCGATCATCCCCGCCATGTTCATGGGCCTCTTCCCCGGCCTGGCGGTCCTGAACGTGATGGGCCTGCACTCCCCCGCCTCGGCCATCCTGTCCGCGGTGATCTTCAACGCCGTCGTCATCCTGGCCCTGATTCCGCTGGCCCTGCGCGGGGTGAAGTACCGTGCGGCCGGCGCTTCCGGGATCCTCAGCCGGAACCTGCTCGTCTTCGGGGTGGGCGGTGTGGCCGCACCGTTCATCGGCATCAAGCTGATCGACCTGGCCGTCTCCCTCCTCCCCGGTTTCTAG
- a CDS encoding ABC transporter ATP-binding protein, with translation MTAAAAAAPAIRVSGLEKSFKRTAVLQGVDFEVAAGSIFALLGPNGAGKTTLVRILATLLKPDAGSAAVEGNDVVADAAPVREAISLTGQFAAVDDMLTGRENLVLVAQLRRLKHPGTAADELLDKFALAGAGGRRAGTYSGGMRRRLDIAMSLVGGPSVIFLDEPTSGLDPQGRLDVWNMVRQLAGQGTTVLLTTQHLEEAEQLADRIAILHEGKIIADGTLAELKQLLPAPTVQYVEKQPTLEEVFFAVVGSGATAQDGGLPAGQAPESRPEREEPQ, from the coding sequence ATGACGGCGGCAGCGGCAGCAGCGCCGGCCATCCGCGTGTCCGGCCTGGAGAAGTCCTTCAAAAGGACGGCGGTGCTCCAGGGCGTGGACTTCGAGGTTGCGGCCGGGAGTATCTTCGCCCTGCTGGGGCCCAACGGCGCCGGAAAGACCACCCTGGTGCGGATCCTTGCCACCTTGCTCAAGCCCGACGCCGGATCCGCGGCTGTGGAGGGCAACGACGTCGTCGCGGATGCAGCGCCCGTCCGGGAGGCCATCAGCCTGACCGGACAATTCGCTGCCGTGGACGACATGCTCACCGGACGGGAAAACCTGGTGCTGGTCGCCCAGCTGCGCCGGCTGAAGCACCCCGGTACGGCAGCCGACGAACTTCTGGACAAATTCGCGCTCGCCGGCGCCGGCGGGAGGCGGGCGGGAACATACTCCGGAGGGATGCGCCGGCGGCTCGACATTGCGATGAGCCTGGTCGGCGGACCATCCGTAATCTTCCTGGATGAGCCCACGAGCGGACTTGACCCGCAGGGCAGGCTCGATGTGTGGAACATGGTCCGGCAGCTCGCCGGGCAGGGCACCACGGTATTGCTGACGACCCAGCACCTGGAGGAGGCCGAGCAGCTGGCGGACCGGATCGCGATCCTGCACGAAGGAAAGATCATCGCGGACGGGACACTCGCCGAGCTGAAGCAGCTGCTCCCGGCGCCAACAGTCCAATACGTGGAGAAGCAGCCCACCCTGGAGGAAGTTTTCTTCGCTGTCGTGGGCAGCGGAGCCACGGCGCAGGACGGCGGACTTCCCGCCGGCCAGGCGCCCGAAAGCCGGCCGGAACGTGAGGAACCGCAATGA
- a CDS encoding MarR family winged helix-turn-helix transcriptional regulator codes for MTTNALQESRTPGTAPGDLGWALGTLAGCYQSRTEAALAGTPGGLRGFQVLSAVVRLDLPNQQALGAHLGIDRTVLTYLIDALAEAGEVMRVPDPADRRARKVVATSAGLERLESSERSVAAEEEALLSTLDPAEAREFRSLLHRLASRAHQPGRSVSDGPDAP; via the coding sequence ATGACCACCAACGCCTTACAGGAAAGCCGCACGCCCGGAACCGCGCCCGGAGACCTTGGCTGGGCCCTAGGCACGTTGGCAGGCTGCTACCAGTCCCGCACCGAGGCTGCCCTGGCCGGAACACCCGGCGGCCTGCGGGGCTTCCAGGTGCTTTCCGCCGTCGTGCGCCTGGACCTGCCGAACCAGCAGGCCCTCGGAGCGCATCTGGGCATCGACCGCACCGTCCTGACGTATCTGATCGACGCCCTCGCTGAGGCCGGAGAAGTGATGCGCGTTCCCGACCCGGCCGATCGCCGGGCCCGGAAGGTGGTAGCCACCTCCGCCGGACTGGAGAGGCTCGAATCCTCTGAACGCAGCGTTGCGGCGGAAGAAGAGGCCCTGCTCTCCACCCTGGATCCGGCTGAAGCACGGGAGTTCCGCTCGCTGCTGCACCGGCTGGCGAGTCGTGCCCACCAGCCCGGGCGCAGCGTCAGCGACGGCCCGGACGCACCCTAG
- a CDS encoding response regulator, translated as MRILLADDDVQILRALKITLAAYGYEVVAAQDGATAVRRAVDSHPDLLVLDLGMPGLSGMEVIEAVRGWSSMPILVISGRSDSAEKVRALDLGADDYVTKPFSAEELLARIRALNRRTGAAQESPAVSFGNVRVDLAARRVTRIDDGAAVRLTPTEWHLLSVLLRQPGRLVTQAQLLADVWGPGTTDSGYLRLYMAQLRRKLEPVPAAPAHLLTEHGMGYRFQP; from the coding sequence GTGAGGATCCTGCTCGCCGACGACGACGTCCAGATACTGCGCGCCCTGAAAATCACCCTGGCGGCATACGGCTACGAGGTGGTGGCAGCCCAGGACGGCGCCACCGCCGTGCGCCGGGCGGTGGACTCGCATCCTGACCTTTTGGTCCTGGATCTGGGCATGCCGGGGCTCAGCGGCATGGAAGTCATCGAAGCTGTGCGCGGCTGGAGCTCCATGCCCATCCTGGTGATTTCCGGCCGCTCCGATTCCGCGGAGAAAGTCCGCGCCCTGGATCTGGGCGCGGATGACTATGTCACCAAGCCGTTTTCCGCTGAGGAACTGCTGGCACGCATCCGTGCCCTGAACCGCCGGACCGGCGCAGCGCAGGAAAGCCCTGCCGTCAGTTTCGGCAATGTGCGCGTGGATCTCGCCGCCCGCCGGGTCACGCGGATTGACGACGGCGCCGCCGTCCGGCTGACCCCCACGGAATGGCATCTGCTTTCAGTGCTCCTTCGTCAGCCGGGCCGCCTGGTCACCCAGGCCCAGCTGCTCGCCGACGTGTGGGGGCCGGGCACAACAGACTCCGGCTATCTGCGCCTGTACATGGCCCAGCTGCGCCGGAAATTGGAGCCCGTCCCGGCAGCGCCAGCCCATCTGCTGACTGAGCACGGAATGGGTTACCGGTTCCAGCCCTGA
- a CDS encoding PadR family transcriptional regulator: MGKQATEMLKGVLEGIVLALLSGRPAYGYEITAWLRDKGFTDIAEGTIYALLIRIEQRGLVDVEKVPSEKGPPRKVYSLNQQGEDYLSEFWRTWSFLAGHLEQLRKGEE, encoded by the coding sequence GTGGGCAAGCAGGCAACGGAGATGCTGAAGGGCGTTCTGGAGGGTATTGTCCTGGCGCTCCTCTCCGGCCGGCCCGCGTACGGCTACGAGATCACCGCGTGGCTGCGGGACAAGGGCTTCACGGATATCGCCGAGGGAACCATCTATGCCCTGCTCATCCGGATCGAGCAGCGCGGACTCGTCGACGTGGAAAAAGTGCCTTCGGAAAAAGGCCCGCCGCGCAAGGTCTACTCCCTCAATCAGCAGGGAGAGGACTATCTGAGCGAGTTCTGGAGGACATGGAGCTTCCTGGCAGGACATCTGGAACAGCTCCGCAAAGGAGAGGAATGA